A genomic segment from Flavobacterium litorale encodes:
- a CDS encoding cytochrome c oxidase subunit 3, whose product MEIKMSLQEHNDRKAKSYKMLLWFGMASMFMMFAGLTSAYVVSTSRPDWLNDFVLPNAFIISTVVILLSSGTFHMAKKAMQKGDRSKTTTLLLATLALGISFVVAQFYGFSQVIAEGYYFTGAESTITTSFLYIVTVVHLAHLFAGIIVLLVVIYNHFKQKYNAAQTLGIELGAMFWHFLDILWLYLFLFFYFY is encoded by the coding sequence ATGGAGATAAAAATGTCGTTACAGGAACATAATGATAGAAAAGCAAAATCATACAAAATGCTGCTGTGGTTTGGTATGGCAAGTATGTTTATGATGTTTGCAGGCTTAACAAGTGCATATGTAGTAAGTACATCGCGCCCCGATTGGTTAAACGATTTTGTATTGCCCAATGCTTTTATAATAAGTACAGTTGTTATACTATTAAGTAGTGGTACTTTCCATATGGCAAAAAAAGCTATGCAAAAGGGCGACAGAAGCAAAACAACTACACTATTATTAGCTACGCTTGCACTAGGTATTAGCTTTGTGGTAGCACAGTTTTATGGGTTTTCTCAAGTTATAGCAGAAGGGTATTATTTTACAGGTGCGGAAAGCACAATTACAACCTCATTTTTATATATAGTTACGGTGGTGCACCTAGCGCACCTTTTTGCAGGAATTATAGTATTGCTGGTTGTAATTTATAATCATTTTAAACAAAAATACAATGCTGCTCAAACCCTTGGAATAGAGTTAGGTGCAATGTTCTGGCATTTTCTGGATATTTTATGGCTTTACTTGTTTTTATTTTTCTATTTCTATTAA
- a CDS encoding cytochrome C oxidase subunit IV family protein, with protein MAHSHESNTKRIWIVFAILSVVTIVEVIFGIIKPDSLYRTELFSLNLLNWLFIILTIVKAYYIMWAFMHLEGEKGSLRWSIVAPLVFLIIYLVFILLVEGNYVYEVFHESHYKWLF; from the coding sequence ATGGCACATTCGCACGAATCAAATACTAAAAGAATCTGGATAGTTTTTGCGATACTATCAGTTGTAACTATAGTAGAAGTTATATTTGGTATTATAAAGCCAGACTCATTATACAGAACAGAGCTTTTTAGCCTTAACCTGCTAAACTGGTTGTTTATCATCCTTACTATTGTAAAAGCGTACTATATTATGTGGGCGTTTATGCACCTTGAAGGAGAAAAAGGAAGTTTAAGGTGGTCCATAGTAGCACCTTTAGTATTCTTAATTATCTATTTAGTGTTCATCTTACTTGTTGAAGGTAATTATGTTTACGAAGTGTTTCATGAATCCCACTACAAATGGCTTTTCTAA
- a CDS encoding DUF420 domain-containing protein has translation MENQINGKNAESKYNKWIVVLSVAIPLVVAALFGVNLKKLGYNVQPLSFLPPIYATVNGLTAIVLVVAVMAIKNGKQKLHENLMKFAITLSVAFLAMYVAYHMTSDSTKFGGEGAIKYVYYFILITHIILSVVIIPFVLITYVRAITKSFERHKKIARITYPLWLYVAVTGVIVYLMISPYYVH, from the coding sequence ATGGAAAACCAAATAAACGGCAAAAATGCCGAAAGTAAATATAACAAATGGATAGTAGTGCTATCCGTGGCTATACCGCTAGTAGTAGCCGCTCTGTTTGGTGTAAACTTAAAAAAGTTAGGCTACAATGTTCAGCCATTATCATTTTTACCACCAATATATGCTACCGTAAACGGGTTAACAGCAATAGTACTAGTAGTAGCAGTTATGGCTATAAAAAACGGCAAGCAAAAACTGCACGAAAACCTCATGAAGTTTGCCATAACACTATCAGTAGCATTTTTGGCAATGTATGTAGCGTACCACATGACGTCCGATTCTACTAAATTTGGTGGCGAGGGGGCTATAAAATATGTGTACTACTTTATACTTATAACCCATATAATCCTCTCGGTAGTAATTATTCCTTTTGTGTTAATTACTTATGTTAGAGCTATTACAAAATCGTTCGAAAGGCATAAAAAAATAGCCCGTATTACGTATCCGCTATGGCTATACGTAGCTGTTACAGGAGTTATAGTCTATTTAATGATATCGCCTTACTATGTACATTAG
- a CDS encoding cytochrome c oxidase subunit 3, translated as MAATVTTTATTTGKTWGGGNEPMGASYGKMMMWFFIVSDALTFSGFLASYGFSRFKFLETWPIADEVFNHFPFLHGVDAPMYYVALMTFILIFSSVTMVLAVDAGHQMKKNKVAVYMLLTIVGGFIFLGSQAWEWKNFIKGEYGAVETTGGSILQFVNTDGERVSLDDFAATLPTDREQSTKSNGIWFEDGPTLGEYTVAEVVAGFKANPDLLVRTEVINADKQKTILSREESITKLQDATIVVRGANLIRNEYGHKLFADFFFFITGFHGFHVFSGVLINILIFFNVILGTYEKRKSYEMVEKVGLYWHFVDLVWVFVFTFFYLV; from the coding sequence ATGGCAGCGACAGTTACAACAACAGCTACTACTACAGGTAAGACATGGGGCGGAGGAAACGAGCCTATGGGAGCAAGTTACGGTAAAATGATGATGTGGTTTTTTATCGTATCAGATGCCCTAACTTTTTCTGGATTTCTTGCATCGTACGGTTTTTCTCGATTTAAATTCCTCGAAACATGGCCTATAGCCGATGAGGTATTTAACCACTTTCCATTTTTACATGGTGTGGATGCACCCATGTACTATGTTGCGTTAATGACATTTATCCTTATATTTTCGTCTGTAACCATGGTACTTGCTGTTGATGCAGGACACCAAATGAAAAAAAATAAGGTTGCAGTATACATGCTACTTACCATTGTAGGTGGTTTTATATTCCTAGGTTCGCAGGCTTGGGAGTGGAAAAACTTTATTAAAGGAGAGTACGGTGCTGTAGAAACTACAGGAGGCTCTATACTACAATTTGTTAATACTGATGGCGAGCGCGTAAGCCTTGATGACTTTGCTGCAACACTACCTACAGACAGAGAACAATCTACCAAAAGTAATGGTATCTGGTTTGAAGATGGTCCTACACTTGGCGAGTACACAGTAGCCGAAGTAGTAGCAGGTTTTAAAGCAAATCCTGATTTATTAGTACGAACAGAAGTTATAAATGCTGATAAGCAAAAAACAATACTATCTAGAGAAGAATCAATAACAAAATTGCAGGATGCTACTATAGTAGTACGAGGCGCAAACCTTATTAGAAACGAATATGGACATAAATTGTTTGCCGATTTCTTCTTCTTTATTACAGGATTCCACGGATTCCACGTATTCTCTGGAGTACTAATCAATATTCTTATTTTCTTTAATGTAATATTAGGTACATACGAGAAGAGAAAGAGTTACGAGATGGTTGAAAAAGTTGGTTTATACTGGCACTTTGTAGATTTAGTTTGGGTATTTGTATTTACATTCTTCTACCTAGTTTAA
- a CDS encoding SCO family protein — translation MKNKSYIGISFIVLIFGIWAVPKIVAKFQKSDLVEIGPVPSFKLTDQNEKTITDKDYLGKVCVVEFFFSTCPTICPIMNQNMLKLQKEFYGNPEFGIASITINPEYDTPKVLKAHAEELGVKHYNWHFLTGDQDYIFNLAKKGFNLYAGENKTAAGGFEHSGLFALVDKEGKIRCRKDEHGNPILYYDGLEEEGITAIKEDIKKLLDE, via the coding sequence ATGAAAAATAAATCATACATAGGTATATCTTTTATTGTACTCATATTCGGGATATGGGCAGTGCCAAAAATTGTAGCCAAATTTCAAAAATCAGATTTAGTAGAGATAGGACCAGTACCATCGTTTAAACTTACCGACCAAAACGAAAAAACAATTACAGATAAGGATTATTTGGGTAAAGTATGCGTAGTAGAATTCTTTTTCTCTACCTGCCCTACAATATGCCCTATCATGAACCAAAACATGCTAAAGCTGCAAAAAGAGTTTTACGGTAACCCTGAATTTGGTATTGCATCAATAACCATTAATCCAGAATACGATACACCGAAAGTATTAAAAGCCCATGCTGAGGAATTGGGTGTAAAACACTACAATTGGCACTTTTTAACAGGCGACCAAGATTATATTTTTAACCTAGCTAAAAAAGGATTTAATCTGTATGCAGGCGAAAACAAAACCGCAGCAGGAGGCTTTGAGCATTCGGGCTTATTTGCACTAGTAGATAAAGAAGGTAAAATAAGATGCCGAAAAGATGAACACGGTAACCCAATATTGTATTACGACGGGTTGGAGGAAGAAGGTATAACAGCTATAAAAGAGGATATTAAAAAACTATTGGACGAGTAA
- the cyoE gene encoding heme o synthase produces MKVTLSTTENTTSLKSIYSDFVAITKARLAISVVFSSVAGYLIGFSETYPFSWVTLILLTIGGYCMVGASNVFNQIIEKDLDALMDRTKSRPLPSGKISVRNAFALGVALTILGLGILYVINPKTAMFGAISIFLYTSVYTPLKKITPLSVFVGAFPGAIPFMLGWVAATNNFGIEAGTLFLIQFFWQFPHFWAIGWFLYDDYKKAGFFMLPTGKRDKKTALQTILYTVWLIIASLLPVTGFTGQLQLSYVSAGVVLLLGLWMLVYAVKLYKDMDAKAARKLMIVSVSYISLLQVIYIIDKFIR; encoded by the coding sequence GTACCACAGAAAATACAACTTCCCTAAAGTCTATTTATTCAGATTTTGTTGCAATAACAAAAGCCAGACTGGCTATTAGTGTAGTATTTTCTTCTGTAGCAGGTTATTTAATAGGGTTTTCAGAAACCTATCCATTCAGTTGGGTAACACTAATACTACTTACCATTGGAGGTTACTGTATGGTAGGTGCATCAAACGTTTTTAATCAGATTATAGAAAAAGACCTTGATGCCTTAATGGACAGGACAAAATCGCGTCCGTTACCCTCAGGCAAAATATCAGTACGTAATGCCTTTGCATTAGGGGTTGCATTAACGATTTTAGGTTTAGGCATACTGTATGTAATTAACCCTAAAACAGCCATGTTTGGGGCAATATCAATATTTTTATATACTAGTGTATACACCCCACTAAAAAAAATAACACCATTATCGGTATTTGTAGGGGCGTTTCCAGGCGCAATACCCTTTATGCTAGGCTGGGTTGCTGCCACAAACAATTTTGGTATAGAGGCAGGAACGTTATTCCTAATACAATTCTTTTGGCAATTTCCCCATTTTTGGGCAATTGGTTGGTTTTTGTATGACGATTATAAAAAAGCAGGCTTTTTTATGTTGCCTACAGGCAAAAGAGATAAAAAAACAGCCCTACAAACCATACTGTATACCGTTTGGCTCATAATAGCGTCATTACTACCCGTTACAGGTTTTACGGGGCAATTGCAACTAAGCTATGTATCGGCAGGAGTAGTGTTACTTTTAGGATTATGGATGTTAGTGTATGCAGTAAAACTGTATAAAGATATGGATGCTAAAGCAGCCCGTAAATTAATGATAGTAAGTGTATCCTACATATCGTTATTACAAGTAATATATATTATAGATAAATTTATACGATAA